In Alkalihalobacillus sp. TS-13, the following are encoded in one genomic region:
- a CDS encoding TerC family protein, with protein sequence MEGFESFFRKESTIMDSLWLEYAWTLLILIGLEGLLSADNALVMAVMVKHLPKEQRKKALFYGILGAFVFRFAALFAISFLVNVWQIQALGAAYLMFIGLKHIYKQHRIKNEGHEEEKTEKKVSAKGFWKTVIQVELADIAFAVDSILAAVALALALPGTPLPQIGGMDGGQFGVIFLGGLIGLLLIRTAATYISKVLKKRPGLETAAYLIVTWVGVKLVVLTLAHKKVGIISEHFAHSVPWKFTFYSILVAIAIAGWFLSGQTKEPETKKKSSKEQTGNA encoded by the coding sequence ATTGAGGGATTCGAGTCTTTCTTTCGAAAGGAGAGTACGATTATGGATTCACTTTGGTTGGAGTATGCTTGGACCTTGCTCATTTTGATCGGTCTTGAAGGTCTACTATCAGCCGATAATGCCTTAGTAATGGCTGTAATGGTTAAGCACCTCCCTAAAGAACAACGTAAAAAAGCGCTCTTTTACGGTATCCTCGGTGCGTTTGTTTTCAGATTTGCCGCTTTATTCGCAATTTCTTTTCTCGTAAACGTGTGGCAAATTCAGGCACTCGGTGCGGCTTATCTCATGTTCATTGGTCTTAAACACATTTATAAACAGCATCGTATAAAAAACGAGGGTCATGAAGAAGAAAAAACAGAAAAAAAAGTCAGTGCAAAGGGGTTCTGGAAAACAGTTATACAAGTAGAACTTGCAGATATTGCGTTTGCTGTTGACTCCATTTTAGCAGCCGTTGCATTGGCTCTTGCATTACCGGGAACACCACTTCCTCAGATCGGCGGGATGGATGGTGGACAATTCGGTGTTATTTTCCTTGGCGGCTTGATCGGTTTATTATTGATCCGGACGGCTGCAACCTATATCTCCAAGGTCTTGAAAAAACGTCCCGGCCTTGAAACAGCGGCATATCTCATCGTTACGTGGGTCGGAGTAAAGCTGGTTGTCCTTACACTTGCTCATAAGAAAGTAGGGATCATCTCTGAGCACTTTGCACACAGCGTACCCTGGAAATTCACTTTTTACAGTATCTTAGTAGCTATTGCAATTGCAGGTTGGTTTCTTTCTGGACAGACGAAAGAACCTGAAACGAAGAAGAAAAGCTCAAAAGAACAAACCGGAAATGCTTAG
- a CDS encoding spore coat associated protein CotJA — MSSYRKSWRPYIGPNDPCPPIELKYYETPPNLYLGFQPYGLKQFDPSTALFKGTLWPALYAPYSNPYKKKREEGE; from the coding sequence ATGAGCAGCTACAGAAAATCCTGGCGTCCCTATATCGGACCGAATGATCCTTGTCCGCCCATAGAATTGAAATACTATGAAACTCCGCCAAATCTTTATTTAGGATTCCAGCCTTATGGACTCAAGCAATTCGATCCATCCACAGCTTTGTTTAAAGGTACGTTGTGGCCAGCGTTATATGCGCCGTACAGCAATCCTTATAAAAAGAAGCGAGAGGAGGGGGAGTAG
- a CDS encoding spore coat protein CotJB — MPKEFYDWMKQLQEIDFVLVELTLYLDTHPEDFDSIKQFNEFAEKGMKLRQQIEKKYGPLMQYGQSYSGYPWNWDDPPWPWQM; from the coding sequence ATGCCCAAAGAGTTTTATGACTGGATGAAACAGCTTCAAGAAATTGATTTCGTCCTTGTCGAGCTGACGTTATATCTTGATACACATCCTGAAGATTTTGATTCCATTAAGCAGTTCAATGAATTCGCTGAAAAAGGAATGAAGTTGCGTCAGCAGATTGAAAAGAAATATGGACCGTTGATGCAGTATGGTCAAAGCTACTCCGGATATCCATGGAATTGGGATGACCCTCCATGGCCGTGGCAGATGTAA
- the map gene encoding type I methionyl aminopeptidase → MIVLKTKEEIEMMREAGRLLSDCHRAIRNLIKPGITTIEIDDFVEQYLRKHGGTPEQIGYQGYQHAICASVNDVVCHGIPSPEKLKEGDIVTIDFVVNLEGWLADSAWSYPVGKIDKKAMDLLKTTEEALYKGIEQAKVGNRIGHIANAIETYAEEKGYSIVRDFIGHGIGRQMHEPPMVPHYGPIEQGPELKEGMVFTIEPMLNCGSHFVYVEKDGWTARTVDEELSAQYEHTIAITKKGPIILTNQYR, encoded by the coding sequence ATGATCGTTTTAAAAACGAAAGAAGAAATCGAAATGATGCGTGAAGCAGGGCGGTTACTCAGTGATTGTCATCGTGCAATCAGGAATCTCATCAAGCCTGGGATTACAACGATTGAAATTGATGACTTTGTGGAGCAATACTTAAGGAAACACGGGGGGACTCCAGAGCAGATAGGCTATCAAGGGTATCAGCATGCGATATGTGCTTCTGTCAATGATGTCGTCTGTCATGGCATACCCTCACCAGAAAAATTGAAAGAAGGCGACATCGTCACAATCGATTTTGTGGTGAATTTGGAAGGATGGTTAGCAGATTCAGCCTGGTCGTATCCGGTAGGTAAAATCGATAAAAAAGCTATGGACTTATTGAAAACGACTGAAGAAGCGTTATACAAAGGCATTGAGCAGGCGAAGGTGGGAAACCGGATCGGGCATATTGCAAATGCAATTGAAACATATGCGGAGGAAAAAGGGTACTCTATAGTTCGGGATTTCATCGGTCACGGGATTGGCAGACAAATGCATGAACCACCGATGGTTCCTCATTACGGTCCAATCGAACAAGGTCCTGAATTGAAAGAAGGGATGGTTTTCACAATCGAACCGATGCTGAATTGCGGAAGTCATTTCGTTTATGTAGAAAAGGACGGTTGGACCGCAAGAACTGTTGATGAAGAGTTGTCTGCCCAATATGAACATACAATAGCCATTACCAAGAAAGGGCCGATTATATTAACAAATCAATATCGATGA
- a CDS encoding DoxX family protein, which produces MDIALLLIRLVFGLTFAAHGTQKLFGWFGGHGLEGTAGFFESLGLKPGKMMALMAGIGEVVGGLLIAFGFLTEVGAVLMIVPMLVAIFKVHGQNGYWATEGGYEYNLAIITVAVALVLAGPGAYSIDAWMLG; this is translated from the coding sequence ATGGATATAGCACTATTATTAATTCGTCTCGTATTCGGTTTGACTTTTGCCGCACACGGAACTCAAAAGTTGTTTGGATGGTTCGGTGGCCATGGATTGGAAGGTACAGCAGGGTTCTTTGAATCACTCGGTTTGAAACCAGGAAAAATGATGGCTCTTATGGCTGGTATAGGTGAAGTGGTGGGAGGACTGTTGATTGCATTCGGTTTTCTTACTGAAGTCGGTGCAGTTCTAATGATCGTACCGATGCTCGTAGCAATCTTCAAGGTCCATGGCCAAAACGGCTATTGGGCAACAGAAGGCGGTTATGAATACAACCTTGCAATCATCACTGTTGCGGTGGCACTTGTTCTTGCGGGTCCAGGTGCTTACTCAATTGATGCTTGGATGCTTGGTTAA
- a CDS encoding manganese catalase family protein → MWVYEKKLQYPVKVSKCNPMLAKFLIEQYGGADGELAAALRYLNQRYSIPDKVVGLLTDIGTEEFAHLEMIATMVYKLTKDATPDEMKEAGLGDHYANHDNALFYHNAAGVPWTASYIAAKGDPIADLYEDIAAEEKARATYQWIINLSDDPDLNDSLSFLREREIVHSQRFREAVEILKEERDRKKFF, encoded by the coding sequence ATGTGGGTCTATGAAAAGAAACTACAATATCCTGTCAAAGTGAGTAAATGTAATCCGATGCTGGCGAAGTTTTTAATTGAACAGTATGGTGGAGCAGATGGAGAATTGGCAGCCGCATTGCGATATTTGAACCAGCGTTATTCGATTCCTGATAAAGTAGTCGGATTGCTGACGGATATCGGGACAGAGGAGTTTGCGCATTTAGAGATGATTGCAACGATGGTCTATAAGCTTACGAAAGATGCCACACCGGATGAAATGAAAGAAGCAGGTCTTGGGGACCATTATGCAAATCATGATAACGCATTGTTTTACCACAATGCAGCGGGGGTCCCATGGACGGCGAGTTATATTGCAGCTAAAGGGGATCCGATTGCTGATTTATATGAAGACATCGCCGCTGAAGAAAAGGCAAGGGCTACATATCAGTGGATAATCAATTTGAGTGATGATCCGGACCTGAACGATAGCCTCAGCTTTTTGAGAGAACGCGAAATCGTCCATTCGCAACGCTTTAGAGAGGCGGTTGAAATTTTAAAAGAAGAACGCGACCGGAAGAAGTTTTTCTGA